In one Mucilaginibacter sp. PAMB04168 genomic region, the following are encoded:
- the murQ gene encoding N-acetylmuramic acid 6-phosphate etherase — protein MEPTTEQVSQYTDLDKMSINDILVNINNEDKTVPLAVEKCLDKIGALATAVLEKMKAGGRLFYIGAGTSGRLGVVDASECPPTFGVSHDWVVGIIAGGDTAIRKAVEFAEDDAEQAWKDLQEYNITENDVIVGIAASGTTPYVLGGLKAANEKGLITGCVVCNSGSPIGKEAKYPVEVVVGPEFLTGSTRMKAGTAQKLVLNMLTTSVMIGLGKVKGNLMVDMQLTNHKLYNRGVNMIMKVTGKDEQTATELLKLHGGIRQAIQAVQGQYTE, from the coding sequence ATGGAACCCACTACAGAACAGGTATCCCAATATACCGATCTTGATAAGATGTCAATCAACGATATCTTAGTTAACATTAATAATGAAGACAAAACAGTGCCACTGGCAGTTGAAAAGTGCTTGGATAAGATTGGCGCTTTAGCTACCGCCGTGCTTGAAAAGATGAAAGCAGGTGGACGCTTGTTTTACATAGGCGCCGGTACAAGCGGACGCTTAGGAGTAGTCGATGCTTCGGAGTGCCCGCCCACGTTTGGCGTTTCGCACGATTGGGTAGTAGGCATTATAGCCGGTGGAGACACTGCTATACGTAAAGCTGTTGAATTTGCAGAAGACGATGCTGAGCAGGCCTGGAAAGATTTACAGGAGTACAATATAACTGAAAATGACGTAATTGTTGGTATTGCAGCATCAGGCACTACCCCCTATGTATTAGGCGGTTTGAAAGCAGCGAACGAAAAGGGACTTATTACAGGATGTGTGGTGTGTAACAGCGGAAGCCCGATAGGCAAGGAAGCAAAGTACCCGGTGGAAGTTGTTGTTGGACCAGAATTTTTAACAGGCTCAACCAGAATGAAAGCAGGTACTGCTCAAAAGTTAGTTTTAAATATGCTTACCACATCCGTTATGATTGGTTTAGGCAAAGTTAAAGGTAACTTAATGGTTGATATGCAACTTACTAATCACAAACTGTACAACCGTGGTGTGAACATGATTATGAAAGTGACCGGCAAAGACGAGCAAACAGCTACTGAGCTTTTAAAGCTACATGGTGGTATACGCCAGGCTATTCAGGCAGTGCAGGGCCAGTACACTGAATAA
- the nagB gene encoding glucosamine-6-phosphate deaminase, whose translation MARLNLLEETRYEKLPVTIYDHAATASIAVAHRIANLIKAKQAKGELTVLGLATGVTPIKVYAELVRLHREDGLSFKDVITFNLDEYYPMQPHAEQSYVTFMNENLFNHIDIDPVNIHIPNGTLPKEDIAAFCLYYEKKITALGGIDLQLLGIGRTGHIGFNEPGSAPNSGTRLVTLDDLTRHDASRDFGGKENVPTKAITMGIGTIFKAREIILMAWNKKKAAIIKKAVEGSISAEVPATYLQLSEHVEFVVDKDAASELTRFDTPWLVKDCVWDEPTIKKAVTWLASSLNKPILKLTEEDYNNHGMAQLATERGPVYNINIHIFNQVQHTITGWPGGKPNADDSQRPERAEPAKKRVIIFSPHPDDDVISMGGTFIRLADQGHDVHVAYQTSGNTAVWDDDALRFVEFAIDFNKSQNTDENVLQQLYLGMREFVKQKQPNQIDAPEMSTVKGLIRKGEALAAARFAGLPDENIHFMDLPFYDRSKRHKDNSYEADVQQTIALLQEVKPHQIFAAGDFADPHGTHKVCFDILLQALKRLKQDEEWVNDCWLWLYRGAWHEFAIHEIEMAVPLSPQEVLRKRHAIFKHQSQKDVPVFPGDDAREFWVRAEDRTRETAQCYDQLGLAEYEAIEAFVRWRI comes from the coding sequence ATGGCAAGATTAAATCTACTGGAAGAAACGCGTTACGAAAAATTACCTGTAACCATTTATGACCATGCCGCAACTGCAAGTATAGCCGTTGCACACCGTATAGCTAACTTAATAAAAGCTAAGCAAGCCAAAGGCGAATTAACAGTACTTGGCTTGGCCACAGGTGTAACACCCATTAAGGTTTACGCTGAACTGGTGCGTTTGCACCGTGAAGACGGATTGAGCTTTAAGGATGTAATTACGTTCAATTTGGACGAATACTATCCTATGCAGCCGCATGCCGAGCAAAGCTACGTCACATTTATGAATGAAAACCTGTTCAATCATATTGATATAGATCCGGTTAACATTCATATACCTAACGGTACGTTGCCTAAAGAGGATATAGCGGCGTTTTGTTTATACTATGAAAAGAAAATTACTGCTTTAGGAGGCATTGATTTACAATTGTTAGGTATCGGTCGTACCGGCCATATCGGCTTTAACGAACCCGGCTCGGCTCCCAACTCAGGGACACGGCTGGTAACGCTTGATGATTTAACAAGGCACGATGCTTCGCGCGATTTTGGTGGTAAGGAAAATGTTCCCACCAAAGCCATTACCATGGGCATTGGTACTATCTTTAAAGCCCGCGAAATTATATTAATGGCTTGGAATAAAAAGAAGGCGGCCATTATAAAAAAAGCTGTTGAAGGTTCAATTTCAGCAGAGGTGCCTGCAACTTACCTGCAATTATCTGAGCACGTAGAGTTTGTAGTAGATAAAGATGCTGCATCTGAATTAACACGATTTGATACACCGTGGCTGGTGAAAGATTGTGTTTGGGATGAACCAACAATTAAAAAGGCCGTAACTTGGTTGGCAAGCAGCCTGAATAAACCTATCCTAAAGTTAACAGAAGAAGATTACAATAATCATGGCATGGCTCAACTTGCCACTGAAAGGGGGCCGGTATATAACATCAATATCCATATTTTTAACCAGGTGCAGCATACCATTACAGGCTGGCCCGGTGGCAAGCCGAATGCAGATGATTCGCAACGGCCGGAACGGGCCGAGCCGGCTAAAAAGCGCGTTATCATTTTTTCGCCTCACCCCGATGACGATGTGATTTCTATGGGTGGTACTTTTATTCGCCTGGCAGATCAAGGACATGATGTACATGTAGCTTATCAAACCTCAGGCAATACAGCTGTTTGGGATGATGATGCATTACGCTTTGTTGAATTTGCTATTGATTTTAATAAGTCGCAAAACACCGACGAGAATGTGCTACAGCAATTGTATTTAGGCATGCGGGAGTTTGTTAAGCAAAAGCAGCCTAATCAGATAGACGCTCCCGAGATGTCAACGGTAAAAGGTCTTATCAGGAAAGGAGAGGCCCTGGCCGCCGCACGTTTCGCCGGATTACCCGATGAGAATATTCATTTTATGGATCTTCCGTTTTATGACCGTTCAAAAAGGCATAAAGACAATAGTTACGAAGCCGACGTGCAGCAAACCATTGCGTTGCTGCAGGAAGTTAAACCCCATCAAATATTTGCAGCCGGAGACTTCGCCGATCCGCATGGTACACATAAAGTTTGCTTTGATATATTATTGCAAGCACTAAAGCGCCTTAAACAGGATGAAGAATGGGTTAATGACTGCTGGTTGTGGCTATATCGTGGCGCATGGCATGAATTTGCTATACATGAAATAGAGATGGCTGTGCCACTTTCTCCTCAAGAGGTACTCAGAAAACGGCATGCCATATTTAAACATCAGTCACAAAAAGATGTTCCGGTATTTCCTGGAGATGATGCACGGGAATTTTGGGTTAGAGCTGAGGACCGTACCCGCGAAACCGCACAGTGCTATGATCAGTTAGGTTTGGCCGAGTATGAAGCCATTGAGGCTTTCGTAAGATGGCGAATTTAA